The genomic DNA GCGGCCTTGTGCTTGACGGCCTGGAACGACCCGATCGCGCGCCCGAACTGGCGGCGTTCGCGCGCCCACGCGACGGACGCCTCGAGCACGTGCTCGGAGCCGCCGAGCATCTCGGCGGCGAGGATCGACGTCGCGACGTCGAGCGCGCGCTCGAGGGCGGGGCCGTCCGCGCCGGGCGTCGCGAGCGGCGTCGCCGCGACGCCGTCGAACGCGAGCGACGCGATGCGCCGCGTGCGGTCGAACGTGCGGCGCAGGCGGCGCTCGAGGCCGCGCGCCGCGGCGTCGACGACGAAGGCGCCGAGCGCGTCTTCCGCCCCGGCCGCCTCGACGCGCGCGATCGCGACGACGCGCGCCGCCACGTGGCCGTCGACCACGTGCGGCGCGAGCCCGTCGATGCGCCAGCCGTCGCTCGCGCGGCGCGCGCGCAGCGGCGTCTCCGCGCGGTCGGCGGGCGTCGCGAGCGCGAGCACCTCGCCGCTCGCGATCGCGCCCTCGAGCTCCGCGCGAAGCGGCGCGTCGGCCGCGCCCGCCACGACGCTCCCGGCGAGTGCGACCGTCGAGAGGTACGGCGCGCAGACGAGCGCGCGCCCCATCTCGCGCGCGACGAGCGCGACCTCCGCGAGGCCGAGGCCCTGGCCGCCGCGCTCCTCGGGGATCGCGACGCTCTGCAGCCCGAGCTCCTCGGCCATGCGCTTCCACAGCGACGCGTCGTAGCCGGCCTCGGTCTCCATCGCGCGGCGCACTTCGCCCGGCGGCGACGTCTCGGCGAGGAAGCGCCGCACGCCGAGCGCGAGCTCGCGCTGCTCCTCCGAGAGGGAGAGGATCACGCTCGGATGCCTCCGGTGTCGCGCGTCGCGCCGGCCGCGCGGCGCGGGACGCGTACTCTACGATCGATCCCCGCCGCTGTCAGAGCGCGCCGCGCGCCCGGGGCCGCGCGCCTGCCGCAGGGGACGGGACGACGAACGAGGCCCGGCGCGCCGCGCGGGCCGGGGGGCGGTGCCGTGCCGGAGGCGTTCGCGGTCGACGCGCAGATGATCGGCGTCGTGGGCGCACTGATCGTGCTGGCGCCGATCGCGGCGTCGGCATGCCAGCGCGTGCGCGTTCCGCCGCTCGTCGGCTACCTGCTGCTCGGCGCGGCGCTGCGCGCCGCCGACGACGCGCTCGGCTTCGCGAGCGCGCCCGTCGTCGACGCGCTGCGGCTGCTCGCGAACCTCGGCATCGTCGCGCTGCTGTTCTCGGTCGGGATCTCGAGCCGTCCCGCGGCGCTCGCCGCGAAGCTCCCCGACGCCGCGCCCATCTGGCTGTGCGACGTCGCGGTGTCCGGCGGGCTCGCATTCGCCGCGGCGCTCGCGCTCGGGCTCGGAACGGTCGGCGCGCTCGTCTGCGCGGCCGCCTTCTCGGCGACGAGCGTGGGCGTCTCGGTCGGCATGTGGCGGGACGCCGGGAGGCTCGACACCTCCGAGGGCGAGCTGCTCGTCGACGTCGCGGAGCTCGACGACGTGTCGGCGATGGCGCTGATGGCGCTCGTCTTCGCGCTGATTCCGGAGCTCGCGAGCGGCGGCGGCGTGCCGCTCGGCGTGCTCGCGCGCGAGCTCGGCGGGTTCGCGCTGCGCTTCGCGGGCTTCCTCGCGCTGTGCGTCGCGTTCGCGCGCTTCGGCGAGCCGCGCGTCGGCGCGTTCGCGGCGCGGCTGCGGCGGCCGCCCGAGCGCATGCTCGTCGTCGCCGGCGTGGGCTTCGTGATCGCGTCGCTCGCCGGCGCGCTCGGGTTCGGGCTCGCGGTCGGCGCGTTCTTCGCGGGCCTCGTGTTCTGCCGCGACCCCGCGGCGGTGCGCACGGAGGCGTCGTTCCAGGACATCACGGCGTTCGCGACGCCGTTCTTCTTCGTGTGGATCGGCTTCGGCGTGCACGCCGGGAGCCTCGGCGGCGCGGCGCCGCTCGCGCTCGCGCTGCTCGCGGTGGCCGCGGTGGGCAAGTTCGCCGGTAACTTCGCGGCCGCGTCGTTCGCGACGTCGCCGCGCGCGGCCGCGCTGCTGGCCGCGAGCATGATCCCGCGCGCGGAGATCGCGATGGTCGTGTTCGACCAGGCGCACGTGCTCGCGCCGCGCGACGTGACGCACGAGCTCTACACCGCCGCGGTCCTCGCGTGCGCGGCGACGTGCCTGCTCGCGCCCGCGCTGGTCGGGCCGTTGCTCGCGCGCGCAGCTCGTTAGGCGGCGCGGCTACTCCTCGATGCCGGCGTGTCCGCCCTCGCCGGTGAGGATCGTCTTCACGACCTTGCCGGCCGCGTTGCGCGGGAGCGGCGCGGCGCGCACCTCCCACAGCGAGGGGACCTTGAACGGAGCGAGGCTCTCCGCGCACCACGCGGCGAGCGCGTCGACGTCGACGCGCTGGCCGGGCTCGGGCACGACGATCGCCTTCACCTCCTGGCCGAGCTCGGGATGGTCGACGCCGACGACCGCCGCCTCGCGCACCGTCGGGTGCAGCTCGATGCGGCCCTCTATCTCGACGGGGTACACGTTCTCGGCCGCGCGCAGGATCATGTCGCGCGCGCGCGAGTTGATGTAGAGGCGCCCGTCGACGAGCCTGCCGATGTCGCCCGTCGCGAGCCAGCGGCCCGCCTTCAGCGTCGACTTGGTCGCCTCCTCGTTGCGGAAGTAGCCGAGCATCAGGTACGCGCTGCGCACGTGGATCTCGCCCTCCTCGCCCTCGGGCAGCGGGCGGCCCGCGTCGTCGCGGATCTCCACGTCGACGGTCGGGTGGATGCGGCCGGTCGAGTCCGGGTGGTCCCAGAGCTCGTTGCCCATCTGGCTCGCGACCGTCGCGACCGTCTCCGACGAGCCGTAGCCGATGCCGAGCGCATCCTTCCCGTTGGCCGCGACCTCGACGATGCGGCGCACATAGGCCGGGCTCACCGGCGCGCCGCCGCACGCGAGGTTGCGCAGCGACGAGAGGTCGTACTCGCCGACGCGCGGATGGTTGAGCACGCGCGGGCCCATCGAGCCGAGTCCCGACCACGAGGTGACGCGCTCGCGCTCGATCAGCGCGAGCACGTCCTCGGCGTCGAACTTGCCCGAGCGCCACACCGTGCGCGCGCCCGACGCGAGCATCAGGATGCAGCCCGAGAAGAGCCCCGAGACGTGGAAGAGCGGCACCGTGAGCAGCGCGCAGTTGCGCGGCGCGGCGGGGTCGGGGCGCGCGCCGCTGCGCAGGAGGTTGTAGAAGCCGACCGCTTGCGTGACCTGCACGAAGCCGACGAGGCCGCGGTGCGAGATCAGCGCGCCCTTCGGCCGGCCCGTCGTGCCGCTCGTGAACAGGATGAGCGCCGGGTCGTCCTCGGCGATCGCGTGCGACGGGAGCTCGGCCGGCGGCCCGGCGAGCAGCGCGCCGAAGTCGTCCTCGATGCGCACGACGGGAACGCCCGGGTCGTCGCCCTCGAGGCGCGCGAGCCGCTTCGCGTCGCCGATCAGCAGGCGCGGCTCGGCGAGGCCGATCCCGTACTCGATCTCGTCGCGCGTCCACCAGCCGTTCAGGGCGACGGCGATGCCGCCGAGCGACACGACGGCCCAGAACGACAGGATCCACTCGGGGCAGTTCGCCGCGAGGATCGCGACGCGGTCGCCGGGGCCGACGCCGTGCTGCTCGCGCAGCGCGCGCGCGAGGCGGGCCACGAGCTCGACGTTCTCCGCGTACGAGATGCGCCGGTCGCCGTGCACGACGTACTCGGCGTCGCCGTGGGCGGCCGAGCCTGCGAGCAGGTCGCGCAGGCTGCGCGGGCGGCGCGCGAAGACGGGAAGGCGCTCGCCGAGCACCGTCTCCTCGGAGATCTCGAACGGGGCACCGGGCCCGAACACCGTCGCGTGCGCTTCATCGTGGGTCATGGGGCGCGCATTCTACCCAGCCCGTCGCGCGCCCGGCGTCCGGCGCGCGGGGCACCGCGGGGCGCCGCGTCGCGCGGACTTCCGGTCACCTGGGAAAGGTCCGTGATGTGGGACTTTGCACTCAAGCCCGTGACGGCCGCCACCGAATGGTTGCGCGCCCAGAACGGAGACCCCCATGCGACCCCTGCTCCTCGTCTGCCTCCTCGCGGCGCTCGCCGGCCCGTCCGCCGCGGACACCGACCCCCTCTATCAGCCCCGCGGCCCGGGCGCCGTGTTCCCGACCGTCGAGGCCGCCGCCGTCGACGGTCTGGCGCACGCCCACCGGGTCGAGCGCCGCAGCCAGAACTCCCGCCTCTCGCGCGGCGGCGTGATCCGCGCCGTCCCGGGCGGCTTCACGTACGACGCGCTCGTCGCCGCGAGCGAGGAGCACCCCGACGAGCTCACGCTCGTGCTCGCGCAGGACGTCGTCGCCCACTTCCATACCTATCCCCGCCAGAACCCGGCGATCGATCGCACGAACGAGGCCCACTCGGCCGAGGACCGCGCGATCGTGGACGAGCTCGACCGCCTCGGGCGCCCGTCCTACGTGCTCACGCCGTCGCTGCGCATCGTCGGCTACTACGGCCGCGACGCGCGCGCCGCCGTGCCGCGGGCCGTCCGCGCGGGGCGCGTGCCGTCCGAGGTGATGGTGGCGACCCTGCGCTCGGGTGCGGGCGCGGCGCTGCTCGCCGCCTCGAACTGAGGGCGGACGCCCGGGCTCAGTCCGCGCCTTCCACAGCGCGCCGCGATCGCATCGCGGCGCGCTCTGCTCTCGCTCGCCGCTCGTCGCGGCGAGCGCGGCCTCCGCGAGCGCGGCGCGGCAGTCGCCCGCCGCCTCGAGCGCGCGCGCGAGTGTGTCGCGGTGGTCGGGCGTCGGCGCGAGCGCGACGGCGCGGCGCGCGAGCGCCACCGCGCGCGCGCGCAGCGCCGCGTCGTCCGACGTCGTCGCGAGCCAGGCGAGCGCGTTCAGCGCGGGCGCGTCGTCGGGCGCGAGGGCGAGCGCGTCCTCGAGCGCAGCGCGCGCGCGCGCCGCGTCGCCGAGCCCGAGGCGGGCGAGGCCGAGCCAGCGGTGCCAGCTCGGTCGCGGCTCGGTCGCGGCGGCGAGCGCGGCCTCCCAGCGCTCGGCGGCCCGCGCGAGGGCGCCGCGACGCTGCGCGCCGAGCGCGCTGCGCGCGAGCCAGTCCGCGCCCGCTGCCGCGTCGCGCGCCGCCTCGTCGGCGAGCGCGTCGGCGCCGTCGAGGTCGCCGCGCGCTTCGAGCAGCTCGATCAAGCGGCGGCGCGCGGGGTCGTTGCGCGCGTCGCGCGCGAGGGCCGTGCGGAGCGCGCCCTCGGCCTCGTCGGCGCGGCCGGCGCCGACGAGCGCGTTCGCGAGCACGACGGGCGCCCACGTCGGGTCGCCGTCCGCCGCGACCGCGCGCTGCGCGGCATCGACGGCTTCCACATGGCGCCCGCGGCGCTCGAGCTCGCGCGCGCGGTTGTAGAGCATCTTCGGGCTCGCGGGATGGACGGCGAGCGTCGCGTCGGCGAGCGCGAGGTCGTCGCGGTAGTCGCGCGTGCGCAGCGCGGTGCGCGCCGCGAGCGCGGCGAGGGCGACCGCGAGCGCCGCGGCGAGCGCGCGCTTGCGGGCGGGAGTGGCGCGCGGGAGCGCGCGCGACGCGGCCCACGCGACGAGCCCGAGCACGCCGAACGACGGCGCGTAGAAGAGGCGCTCCGCGAAGTTCGTTCCGATCACGACGAACGCGTTCGACGCGACCGCATAGCTCGCGCCGACGAACAGCGCGAGCGCGGAGGCGGGCCCCGCGCGCCGACGCAGCGCGAGCACCGCCAGCGCGCAGGCCGCCGCCGCGCCGAGCCAGGCGCGCGCGCTCATCGAGGGCAGGAGGCCGAGCGTCGGCGGCCCGTAGTCGATCGCGAGCACGCGCGGCCACGCGAGGAGCGCCAGGTGTCGGCCGAACGCGTCGAGCACGGTGGGCAGCCGCTCGACGAAGCCCGCTCCGACCATGGGGTTCTCGTCCACACCGACGACCGGCGGTGCGAGGCCGCCGAGCACGAACGCGCGCGCCGCGAGCATCGCGGCCAGCGCGGCGACGCTCGCGCCGACTGCGGCGGCGGTCGGCCGCGCAGCGCGCGATCGCAGTGCGAGCAGCGCGACGAGCAGCGGCGCCACGAAGGCGGCGCTCTCCTTGGCGCCGACGGCGAAGGCCGTCGCCGCGCCGCACGCGAGCGCGGGGCCGACGCCGGGGGCGAGCGACGCGCGCAGCGCGGCGAACACGCCGATCGCGGCGAGCACCTCGGCGCGCCCCGCGATCCACGCGACCGCCTCGCTGTGCGCGGGGTGCACGGCGAAGAGCGCGGCGGTCGCGAAGGCCGCGGCCTCCGCGCGTTCGCGCCGCCGACCGTCGGGATCGGCCG from Myxococcota bacterium includes the following:
- a CDS encoding acyl-CoA dehydrogenase family protein; translation: MILSLSEEQRELALGVRRFLAETSPPGEVRRAMETEAGYDASLWKRMAEELGLQSVAIPEERGGQGLGLAEVALVAREMGRALVCAPYLSTVALAGSVVAGAADAPLRAELEGAIASGEVLALATPADRAETPLRARRASDGWRIDGLAPHVVDGHVAARVVAIARVEAAGAEDALGAFVVDAAARGLERRLRRTFDRTRRIASLAFDGVAATPLATPGADGPALERALDVATSILAAEMLGGSEHVLEASVAWARERRQFGRAIGSFQAVKHKAADVWIALEASRSLVDRAVECAALDEPGLALDASAAKAFLSEAYPHAARENVQIHGGIGFTWEHDAHLYLRRATSTATLLGDARWHRARVAALALAR
- a CDS encoding cation:proton antiporter, which encodes MPEAFAVDAQMIGVVGALIVLAPIAASACQRVRVPPLVGYLLLGAALRAADDALGFASAPVVDALRLLANLGIVALLFSVGISSRPAALAAKLPDAAPIWLCDVAVSGGLAFAAALALGLGTVGALVCAAAFSATSVGVSVGMWRDAGRLDTSEGELLVDVAELDDVSAMALMALVFALIPELASGGGVPLGVLARELGGFALRFAGFLALCVAFARFGEPRVGAFAARLRRPPERMLVVAGVGFVIASLAGALGFGLAVGAFFAGLVFCRDPAAVRTEASFQDITAFATPFFFVWIGFGVHAGSLGGAAPLALALLAVAAVGKFAGNFAAASFATSPRAAALLAASMIPRAEIAMVVFDQAHVLAPRDVTHELYTAAVLACAATCLLAPALVGPLLARAAR
- a CDS encoding class I adenylate-forming enzyme family protein codes for the protein MTHDEAHATVFGPGAPFEISEETVLGERLPVFARRPRSLRDLLAGSAAHGDAEYVVHGDRRISYAENVELVARLARALREQHGVGPGDRVAILAANCPEWILSFWAVVSLGGIAVALNGWWTRDEIEYGIGLAEPRLLIGDAKRLARLEGDDPGVPVVRIEDDFGALLAGPPAELPSHAIAEDDPALILFTSGTTGRPKGALISHRGLVGFVQVTQAVGFYNLLRSGARPDPAAPRNCALLTVPLFHVSGLFSGCILMLASGARTVWRSGKFDAEDVLALIERERVTSWSGLGSMGPRVLNHPRVGEYDLSSLRNLACGGAPVSPAYVRRIVEVAANGKDALGIGYGSSETVATVASQMGNELWDHPDSTGRIHPTVDVEIRDDAGRPLPEGEEGEIHVRSAYLMLGYFRNEEATKSTLKAGRWLATGDIGRLVDGRLYINSRARDMILRAAENVYPVEIEGRIELHPTVREAAVVGVDHPELGQEVKAIVVPEPGQRVDVDALAAWCAESLAPFKVPSLWEVRAAPLPRNAAGKVVKTILTGEGGHAGIEE